A stretch of the Nicotiana tabacum cultivar K326 chromosome 6, ASM71507v2, whole genome shotgun sequence genome encodes the following:
- the LOC107771758 gene encoding dimethylnonatriene synthase-like, translating to MSRMVMSGKYYNDESKSNTSVVSLEKLQWMLDEFFLLNGVINLGDWVPLLSWFDSQGYVRRMKELGKSFVEFHNSVLEDHKAKAKENSVPRDMVDVILQLADDPNLEVKLTKDHLMGLVHDLLAGGTDTSAATVEWAFQELLRNPKIIEKANQELDRVNGKERWVEEEDFCRLPYIDAIIKETFRLHPLCALLPPHYSIEDCNIAGYDIPKGTTVFVNAWSLGRNPKYWDRPEEFIPERFLENDIDIKGQLYIAAIWFRKEEVPRI from the exons ATGAGTAGGATGGTTATGAGTGGCAAGTACTACAATGATGAATCAAAATCAAATACTTCAGTAGTATCACTTGAAAAGTTGCAGTGGATGCTAGATGAATTCTTTTTACTTAATGGGGTGATCAATCTTGGGGATTGGGTACCTTTACTGAGTTGGTTCGACTCACAAGGGTACGTAAGGAGAATGAAGGAATTGGGAAAGAGCTTTGTAGAATTTCACAACTCTGTGCTTGAAGATCACAAGGCTAAAGCAAAGGAGAATTCAGTTCCAAGGGACATGGTTGATGTCATATTGCAGCTAGCTGATGACCCTAATCTTGAAGTTAAGCTTACTAAGGATCACTTGATGGGATTAGTACAT GATTTGCTGGCAGGTGGAACAGATACTTCAGCTGCAACAGTAGAATGGGCATTTCAAGAACTTTTGAGGAATCCAAAGATTATAGAGAAGGCAAATCAGGAACTTGACAGAGTTAATGGCAAAGAACGATGGGTAGAAGAAGAGGACTTTTGTCGCCTTCCATATATAGATGCCATAATCAAAGAGACATTTCGACTGCACCCTCTATGTGCATTGCTTCCTCCCCATTACTCAATTGAGGACTGCAATATTGCTGGTTATGACATACCAAAGGGAACAACAGTATTTGTAAATGCATGGTCTTTAGGAAGAAATCCGAAGTATTGGGATAGGCCAGAAGAATTCATTCCAGAAAGGTTCTTAGAAAATGACATTGACATAAAGGGACAACTTTACATTGCTGCCATTTGGTTCAGGAAGGAGGAGGTGCCCCGGATATAG